One genomic window of Trachemys scripta elegans isolate TJP31775 chromosome 15, CAS_Tse_1.0, whole genome shotgun sequence includes the following:
- the SELENOM gene encoding selenoprotein M, whose translation MRRLLLLLAGLLAPLRAYEPDWGKLQGLARGKVETCGGUWLSRLKEVKAFVTEDIPLYHNLVMKHLPGADPELVLLSFRYEELERIPLSDMSREEINQLVQELGFYRKEAPDAPVPEEFQLAPARPLPTLQAKEQSPGAPSPAAPAAKSEPPRKPGNQEHPDL comes from the exons atgCGCcgcctgctcctgctgctggccgggCTGCTGGCGCCGCTGCGCGCCTACGAGCCGGACTGGGGGAAGCTgcaggggctggcccggggcaaGGTGGAG ACCTGCGGAGGATGATGGCTGAGCCGCCTGAAGGAG GTGAAGGCCTTTGTCACCGAGGACATCCCTCTGTA CCACAACCTGGTGATGAAGCATctccctggagccgaccctgagcTTGTGCTGCTCAGCTTCAGATACGAGGAGCTGGAG agAATTCCCCTGAGTGACATGAGCCGGGAGGAGATTAACCAGCTGGTGCAGGAGCTGGGATTTTACCGCAAGGAGGCACCTGATGCCCCAGTGCCTGAGGAGTTCCAGCTTGCCCCAGCCAGGCCTCTGCCCACCCTGCAAGCgaaggagcagagccctggagcaccctcccccgcagctcccgcAGCCAAGAGCGAGCCCCCCAGGAAGCCTGGCAACCAGGAACACCCAGATCTATAG